A window of Lentibacillus sp. Marseille-P4043 contains these coding sequences:
- a CDS encoding peptide MFS transporter, giving the protein MTSNNQNIQDIPQKGFFGHPKGLFTLFFTEFWERFSYYGMRAILLFYMYYELSKGGLGIDQGTAASIMAVYGSLVYMSGIIGGWISDRLLGSARTTFYGGILIMFGHIVLSFPGSLTFLFISMALIIIGTGLLKPNVSNIVGDLYSKEDNRRDSGFSIFYMGINLGALIAPLIVGTIGQEYNFHLGFSLAAIGMFVGLIIFIFTKGKYLGPAGSTVPNPLSESEKKTVFKRFGIGAIIVILLGAITIPTGILTINGFTMIVSILGIIIPTCYFIVMYRSKKTTEVERSRLLAYIPMFIAAIMFWAIQEQGSIILARFADQRTDLSLAGFEIQSSWFQSLNPLFIVLLAPVFAWLWIRLGKSQPSTPKKFSFGLFFAGLSFLVMIVPAIINGTDTLVNPLWLVLSFFLVVIGELCLSPVGLSATTKLAPAAFSAQTMSLWFLSNASAQAINAQIVKLYSPDTEILYFGIIGGISILLGFILFAASKKIHVFMRGIN; this is encoded by the coding sequence ATGACATCAAATAATCAAAATATTCAGGATATTCCACAAAAAGGATTCTTCGGACATCCAAAAGGATTATTTACACTCTTTTTCACTGAATTTTGGGAACGCTTTTCTTACTACGGAATGCGTGCCATTCTATTATTTTATATGTACTACGAATTATCAAAAGGCGGATTGGGAATTGATCAAGGAACTGCCGCATCGATTATGGCAGTATATGGTTCGCTCGTGTACATGTCAGGTATCATTGGTGGCTGGATTTCTGACCGTTTACTAGGAAGTGCACGTACTACTTTCTATGGCGGAATTTTAATCATGTTCGGTCACATTGTTCTTTCCTTTCCAGGGAGCTTAACATTTTTATTCATTTCAATGGCATTAATCATTATTGGGACAGGCTTATTGAAACCGAATGTATCGAATATTGTTGGCGACTTATACAGTAAAGAAGACAACCGTCGCGATTCAGGTTTTAGTATCTTCTACATGGGAATAAACTTAGGTGCCCTCATTGCACCATTAATTGTCGGAACAATTGGACAAGAATACAACTTCCATCTTGGATTTAGTTTAGCGGCAATCGGGATGTTTGTCGGTCTAATTATTTTTATCTTTACAAAGGGAAAATATCTTGGCCCTGCAGGATCGACTGTTCCAAACCCGCTATCAGAATCAGAGAAAAAAACTGTATTTAAGCGATTTGGCATTGGGGCAATCATTGTTATTCTATTGGGAGCAATCACTATCCCAACCGGCATCTTAACGATTAACGGATTTACAATGATTGTAAGTATACTAGGGATTATTATACCTACTTGCTATTTCATCGTTATGTACCGCAGTAAGAAAACGACTGAAGTGGAACGATCTCGTTTACTGGCATATATACCAATGTTTATTGCTGCTATTATGTTTTGGGCGATTCAAGAGCAAGGTTCGATTATTTTAGCACGTTTTGCTGATCAGCGAACCGATCTGAGTTTAGCAGGTTTTGAGATTCAATCTTCCTGGTTCCAGTCATTGAATCCTCTATTTATCGTTCTTTTAGCGCCTGTATTTGCTTGGCTTTGGATTAGATTAGGAAAAAGCCAACCATCAACACCGAAGAAGTTTTCATTTGGTCTATTTTTTGCCGGACTATCTTTTCTCGTGATGATTGTACCTGCCATCATTAATGGAACAGATACGCTTGTCAATCCGTTATGGTTAGTATTAAGCTTCTTCCTAGTTGTTATTGGAGAATTATGTTTATCACCGGTTGGCTTATCAGCGACTACAAAACTTGCACCAGCTGCATTTTCAGCGCAAACGATGAGTCTATGGTTCCTATCCAATGCGTCAGCACAGGCTATCAATGCCCAAATTGTAAAACTATATTCTCCGGATACAGAAATTCTATATTTCGGTATCATCGGTGGAATTTCAATCTTACTAGGTTTTATTCTATTTGCTGCATCTAAGAAAATTCACGTGTTCATGCGAGGGATTAACTAA
- a CDS encoding squalene/phytoene synthase family protein, giving the protein MNRLSQGVKNLQKEAMHVLKLTSRTFYIPISLLKPTLKRTVASAYLCMRAVDEIEDHEQLDSETKQHLLRSTSELLKRKFDNDAYSQLLDPYKSLLPEVTIRLGEWITVCPPEIVDKIKESTSVMAAGMADWAEKDWYIKDKEDLDNYTYYVAGLVGVMLSDIWEWYDGTTTDRELAIGYGRGLQAVNILRNQEEDSERGVHFVPDGWTRADLFEYTEKNLAYADAYMKDISTRNILLFCRIPLALAKKTVKALQGGREKISRNEVETIVEEIKNE; this is encoded by the coding sequence ATGAACCGCTTGAGTCAGGGCGTTAAAAATTTACAAAAAGAAGCAATGCATGTACTGAAATTAACAAGTAGAACCTTCTATATACCAATTAGTCTTTTGAAACCAACCTTGAAGAGGACGGTCGCATCGGCTTACTTATGCATGCGAGCAGTTGATGAAATTGAAGATCATGAACAATTGGATTCGGAAACCAAGCAACATCTATTGCGCTCTACAAGTGAATTGTTGAAACGTAAATTTGATAATGATGCATATAGTCAATTACTAGATCCATATAAATCACTTTTACCTGAAGTAACAATTAGACTTGGCGAATGGATTACGGTTTGTCCACCAGAAATAGTTGACAAAATAAAGGAATCAACAAGTGTAATGGCAGCCGGAATGGCGGATTGGGCAGAAAAAGATTGGTATATTAAAGATAAAGAGGATTTAGATAACTATACCTATTATGTTGCAGGATTAGTCGGTGTCATGCTTTCCGATATATGGGAGTGGTATGATGGAACAACTACAGACCGTGAATTAGCTATTGGGTACGGCAGGGGTTTGCAAGCTGTTAATATTTTGCGTAACCAAGAAGAAGATAGTGAACGCGGGGTGCATTTTGTTCCAGATGGTTGGACAAGGGCCGATTTGTTCGAGTATACAGAGAAAAACCTTGCTTATGCTGATGCGTACATGAAGGATATTTCAACTCGGAATATTTTATTGTTTTGCAGGATTCCACTTGCGCTAGCGAAAAAAACGGTAAAAGCATTACAAGGTGGCAGAGAAAAAATTTCCCGTAATGAAGTAGAAACGATTGTTGAAGAAATAAAGAATGAATAA
- the tenA gene encoding thiaminase II, whose product MTFSQNLREENNDIFQAIFNHPFVQGIGKENVPKKALAHYIKADFEYLNAFINVYGIAISKANNRKDMSFFNEQIRFVLHSEIHPHHNFCEAIGVEYDELQGYPLPPTADHYMKHMMYHAQMGSLPEIICALLPCPWTYLEIGKELMKTYKPSKNHAFYPWINFYAEESMEKTTTEMRTRLDELADQSSSKDIGRMKEAFRKSCQLELAFWDMAYTCEAWPGERLVTHQ is encoded by the coding sequence ATGACATTTTCACAAAATCTTAGAGAAGAAAATAACGATATTTTTCAAGCAATTTTTAACCATCCATTTGTACAGGGGATCGGCAAAGAAAATGTGCCTAAAAAAGCATTAGCACATTATATTAAAGCAGACTTTGAGTACTTAAACGCATTTATCAACGTTTATGGAATCGCGATATCAAAGGCAAACAATCGTAAAGATATGTCCTTTTTTAACGAACAAATCCGGTTTGTACTGCACAGCGAAATCCATCCTCACCACAACTTTTGTGAGGCAATCGGGGTTGAGTATGACGAGCTTCAAGGGTATCCATTACCACCTACTGCAGATCATTACATGAAACATATGATGTATCATGCACAAATGGGTAGTTTACCTGAAATAATCTGTGCATTACTCCCTTGTCCATGGACATATCTCGAAATTGGTAAGGAATTAATGAAAACATATAAACCATCTAAAAATCATGCGTTTTATCCATGGATTAACTTTTATGCTGAGGAAAGCATGGAAAAAACCACGACAGAAATGCGAACCCGTTTAGATGAATTGGCAGATCAGTCCTCAAGTAAAGATATCGGGCGAATGAAAGAAGCATTCCGCAAAAGCTGCCAATTGGAATTAGCCTTTTGGGATATGGCATACACGTGTGAAGCGTGGCCAGGAGAAAGACTGGTGACACACCAATGA
- a CDS encoding MFS transporter produces MAQTIRKPWLLVLTIGLGTLLNPLNSSMISVALTRLQHEFTLTFADASWLISIFYLASAAAQPVMGKLSDMFGPKRLFLTGLILVAGASMLAPFSPNYPFLLGCRALQAIGSSTLFPSGMSMVRTNITEGQGKALATLSIFASTSAAFGPSIGGFLIASWDWQSIFVINFPFIVLSFVMAIFILPKKGQGKIDLKRIDFVGIALFIVSMIGLILFLLSLENNIHWSALIVFLISSISFYFYEKNQREPFIDLASLKSNPNVSFIYLQFTSINLIYYCFFFGFPTFLQQARHYSAEHTGLIMLALAGFSVIVAPIAGRMIDRYGSKLPLVIGAFLLLIGTALLLTFQQDSALWWFLIIMSILGMSNGFNNISMQTALYEQVKPEETGSASGLFQTSRYLGSILSSCLLGLAFNSHLDIEHLHIVAATSLVFCILVIVLALRLPGQRRLGNHG; encoded by the coding sequence ATGGCACAAACGATACGAAAGCCTTGGCTGCTTGTTTTGACAATTGGTCTTGGCACACTGCTTAATCCACTAAATTCATCGATGATTTCCGTTGCATTAACACGACTGCAACATGAATTCACCTTAACGTTTGCAGATGCTTCCTGGCTTATTTCCATATTTTACTTGGCAAGTGCAGCTGCACAGCCTGTAATGGGAAAATTGAGTGACATGTTCGGTCCCAAACGTTTGTTTTTGACCGGGTTAATCCTTGTTGCAGGTGCTTCTATGTTAGCACCTTTTTCGCCAAACTATCCATTCCTTCTGGGCTGCCGCGCGCTTCAGGCTATTGGCAGTTCAACGTTATTTCCTAGCGGGATGAGTATGGTGCGGACAAATATTACAGAAGGACAAGGAAAAGCATTGGCTACGCTGTCCATTTTCGCGTCCACTTCAGCAGCATTCGGTCCTTCCATCGGTGGCTTTTTAATTGCCTCATGGGACTGGCAATCGATTTTTGTCATTAACTTTCCATTTATTGTTCTATCCTTTGTGATGGCTATTTTTATTTTACCGAAGAAAGGACAAGGGAAAATAGACTTAAAACGGATTGACTTTGTCGGGATCGCACTCTTTATTGTATCGATGATCGGACTGATTTTATTCCTGCTTTCCCTAGAAAACAATATCCACTGGTCAGCATTGATTGTCTTTTTGATTTCATCGATCAGCTTTTATTTTTATGAGAAAAATCAGCGTGAACCTTTTATAGATTTGGCATCGTTAAAAAGTAACCCCAATGTGTCATTTATCTATTTACAGTTCACCAGTATTAATCTGATCTATTATTGCTTTTTCTTTGGCTTTCCGACATTCTTACAACAAGCGCGCCATTACAGTGCAGAACATACTGGATTAATCATGCTTGCACTAGCGGGTTTTAGTGTCATTGTTGCACCAATTGCAGGACGGATGATTGACCGATATGGATCAAAATTACCGCTCGTTATCGGCGCCTTTCTGCTTTTAATTGGTACAGCACTGTTACTAACATTTCAGCAGGACTCAGCATTATGGTGGTTTTTAATTATTATGTCGATACTTGGCATGAGCAATGGATTTAATAATATCTCGATGCAAACTGCACTCTATGAACAGGTTAAACCCGAGGAAACAGGTTCAGCATCAGGACTTTTCCAAACAAGCCGCTACCTTGGTTCGATTCTTTCATCTTGTTTGCTCGGCCTTGCATTTAACAGTCATTTGGATATAGAACATCTGCATATTGTTGCAGCAACCAGTCTAGTTTTCTGTATTCTTGTGATTGTACTTGCGCTTAGACTTCCGGGGCAAAGGCGTTTAGGCAACCACGGGTGA
- the thiE gene encoding thiamine phosphate synthase: MGSQNCEHDPVEILQSAISAGITAFQFREKGEGALKGNEKLRLGHKLREVCTQYHIPFIVNDDIELVYSLEADGIHVGQEDKSVEELRRLFPHKIIGLSVSNLHEVSTSPIQMVDYIGAGPVFNTTSKPDAKFAVGLEWITTLRERFLDLPICGIGGITTQNSASVIEAGANGVAVISAITKAKNIEKAVGNL; encoded by the coding sequence ATGGGTAGTCAAAATTGCGAACATGACCCTGTTGAAATACTCCAATCAGCAATTTCAGCTGGAATTACTGCCTTTCAATTCCGTGAAAAAGGCGAAGGGGCATTAAAAGGAAATGAAAAATTGAGATTAGGACATAAACTTCGTGAGGTTTGTACACAATATCATATTCCATTTATTGTTAATGATGATATAGAACTTGTATATTCTCTTGAGGCAGACGGGATTCATGTTGGACAAGAAGATAAATCCGTTGAGGAATTACGTCGGCTTTTTCCTCATAAGATAATTGGACTTTCCGTATCAAATTTGCATGAAGTATCAACAAGTCCTATTCAAATGGTTGACTATATAGGTGCCGGGCCGGTTTTTAATACTACTTCAAAACCAGATGCCAAATTCGCTGTAGGATTAGAGTGGATTACAACATTAAGAGAACGATTTCTCGACTTACCAATCTGCGGTATAGGCGGTATTACAACACAAAACTCTGCATCTGTAATCGAGGCGGGTGCTAATGGTGTAGCTGTTATATCAGCTATAACAAAGGCAAAAAATATTGAAAAAGCAGTGGGAAATTTATAG
- a CDS encoding MarR family winged helix-turn-helix transcriptional regulator has product MFEDDFLELEDTFRKIMKKFPGAWQEHTKLGFSRNEVLLLYKLNSDGQQRASELADILSITTGGLTGVTDKLVNGNYIVRQRDEKDRRVVYLSITSSGKEILESMYASRKAFIKKLTNNISKEELVQFKTIANKLLANFEDNVTQ; this is encoded by the coding sequence ATGTTTGAAGATGATTTTCTTGAGCTAGAAGATACGTTTAGAAAAATCATGAAAAAGTTTCCTGGTGCATGGCAGGAACATACGAAATTAGGGTTTTCAAGGAATGAAGTTCTTCTGCTTTATAAATTAAATTCTGACGGGCAACAACGAGCTTCCGAGTTAGCTGATATCCTTTCCATCACTACCGGCGGATTAACGGGTGTTACTGATAAACTAGTCAACGGTAATTATATTGTTAGGCAGCGAGATGAAAAGGATCGCAGGGTTGTGTATTTATCAATCACCAGTAGCGGTAAGGAAATTTTAGAATCGATGTATGCCTCCAGAAAGGCGTTCATTAAGAAACTTACTAACAATATATCTAAGGAGGAATTGGTACAGTTTAAAACGATTGCTAATAAACTTCTAGCTAATTTTGAGGATAACGTAACACAGTAA
- the thiW gene encoding energy coupling factor transporter S component ThiW, which produces MNRTRLLTTMAVFVAIGTIGAQILWFPAGVAKAYPVQHAVNVMAAIMLGPAPAVMIAFMIGVLRNLLGLGTLLAFPGGMIGAFLAGYLYKKFGKKVWAALGEFIGTGIVGSLFAVPLANFLMGSSVGALFFFPSFLVSSGTGALIGWVIAVRLKQRQVLQNI; this is translated from the coding sequence ATGAATCGAACGCGTTTACTAACAACAATGGCAGTTTTTGTAGCCATTGGAACGATTGGAGCACAAATTCTATGGTTTCCAGCAGGCGTTGCCAAAGCTTACCCTGTACAACACGCGGTCAACGTCATGGCGGCAATCATGCTTGGTCCAGCTCCAGCTGTTATGATCGCCTTTATGATTGGGGTGCTCCGAAATTTGCTTGGACTTGGTACACTATTAGCATTTCCTGGCGGGATGATTGGTGCTTTTCTGGCAGGGTATCTTTATAAAAAATTTGGCAAAAAGGTATGGGCTGCACTTGGAGAATTCATTGGGACTGGAATTGTTGGTTCCTTGTTTGCCGTACCATTGGCCAACTTTTTAATGGGAAGTTCAGTTGGTGCATTATTCTTTTTCCCATCATTTCTAGTAAGCAGTGGAACAGGCGCATTGATCGGCTGGGTAATAGCTGTTCGCTTGAAACAACGACAAGTATTACAAAATATTTAG
- a CDS encoding MerR family transcriptional regulator: protein MKVKEVADLVGISVRTLHHYDEIGLLTPESTTESGYRLYSDSDLEALQQILFFKEIGFPLKKIKEIISSPSFDRKEALKLHRKMLLEKRSRLDQMISTIDKTIQHSKGEIDMSAKERFEGFDFSRNPYEQEARDRWGDKAVNESNAKVGNMSKGDQKTLEDEFNALYRKLAEIRHEPPESGIAQENIELRFNYLNKVGTYSLDAFKGLGQMYVEDDRFTKNIDQFGEGLAVFMRDAMAVYADKNKK from the coding sequence ATGAAGGTGAAAGAGGTTGCAGATTTAGTTGGAATTAGTGTGCGCACACTACATCATTATGATGAAATTGGATTACTAACTCCAGAAAGTACAACAGAATCTGGCTATCGTCTGTATTCCGATAGCGATTTGGAAGCATTACAACAGATTTTGTTTTTTAAAGAAATTGGCTTCCCTTTAAAAAAAATAAAGGAAATAATCAGTAGTCCATCATTTGATCGGAAAGAGGCTTTAAAGTTACATCGTAAAATGTTACTTGAAAAAAGAAGCCGTCTTGACCAAATGATTTCGACGATTGATAAAACGATTCAGCACTCGAAAGGGGAAATTGATATGTCAGCTAAAGAAAGATTTGAAGGCTTTGACTTCAGCCGTAACCCATATGAACAAGAAGCTCGTGATCGCTGGGGTGATAAAGCTGTCAATGAGTCAAATGCAAAAGTGGGTAACATGTCTAAGGGCGATCAGAAGACTTTAGAAGATGAGTTTAATGCATTGTATAGAAAACTTGCCGAAATTCGTCATGAACCACCTGAATCAGGTATAGCTCAAGAAAATATTGAGCTGAGGTTTAACTATTTGAATAAGGTTGGTACCTATTCATTGGATGCATTCAAGGGACTCGGTCAAATGTATGTTGAAGATGACCGTTTCACAAAAAATATTGATCAGTTCGGCGAAGGCTTAGCTGTATTTATGCGTGATGCGATGGCGGTTTACGCAGATAAAAATAAGAAATAA
- the thiD gene encoding bifunctional hydroxymethylpyrimidine kinase/phosphomethylpyrimidine kinase produces MTQTPCALTIAGTDPSGGAGIQADLKTFQEFTCYGMSVITSVVAQNTTGVQDVHHLPIKMIVQQLDSVISDIPFQAFKTGMIANIDIMDAIARKISHLSVPFVMDPVMVASSGDSLITADARDYLRDELLPRTTLVTPNVPEAEYIIGETIKTIDDLQQAAEQIVINYGAEAALVKGGHLAGEATDYLYDGKEMYRFSSERIETKNIHGTGCTYSAAITALLSKGFSLPESVKRAKHYVTAAIRHSFSIGHGSGPTNHWATRLEEVNKQ; encoded by the coding sequence ATGACCCAAACACCTTGTGCACTCACAATTGCTGGCACTGATCCAAGTGGTGGGGCAGGCATTCAGGCTGATTTAAAAACATTCCAGGAATTCACATGCTACGGTATGTCTGTGATTACATCAGTTGTTGCGCAAAACACAACTGGCGTCCAGGACGTTCACCATCTCCCTATTAAAATGATTGTGCAACAACTCGATTCCGTTATTTCGGATATCCCATTTCAAGCATTTAAAACGGGAATGATTGCGAATATCGACATAATGGATGCAATAGCCAGGAAGATTTCACATTTATCCGTTCCTTTTGTCATGGACCCTGTAATGGTTGCATCCAGTGGTGATTCATTAATCACAGCAGATGCCCGAGACTATTTGCGTGATGAGCTTCTACCCAGGACAACGTTAGTAACACCAAATGTTCCAGAGGCAGAATATATTATCGGAGAGACTATTAAAACGATCGACGATTTACAACAGGCTGCTGAACAAATCGTGATTAATTACGGTGCTGAAGCTGCCCTCGTTAAGGGAGGTCATTTAGCTGGGGAAGCAACTGACTATTTATATGACGGAAAAGAAATGTACCGCTTCTCTTCTGAACGAATTGAAACAAAAAATATACATGGAACAGGCTGCACGTATTCTGCTGCAATAACGGCATTATTGAGTAAAGGTTTTTCTTTACCAGAATCCGTAAAAAGAGCAAAACATTATGTAACTGCTGCAATCCGCCATTCTTTTTCAATCGGACATGGCAGTGGACCAACAAATCACTGGGCAACACGATTAGAGGAGGTTAACAAGCAATGA
- the thiM gene encoding hydroxyethylthiazole kinase, with protein MNSNIIKEVRDKRPLIHHLTNQVVMNFTANGLLSFGATPAMAKAEEEAGDMASIADGVLINIGTITPSEVSAMIQAGKAANEKGIPVVLDPVGVASTPFRDDAVKRILSVVKPTVIKGNAGEMAHLVQIPWETKGPDSVGEGNTAEVAAKVAETYQTAAVVTGETDIICTGNHLEQNQTGHPFLTKITGAGCLLGSILAACLTTNEPIEQQAFTAVEFYGLAAEYAIKYSEVTGPGTFLPRFIDALSLEIDELGR; from the coding sequence ATGAACAGTAACATCATTAAAGAGGTTAGGGATAAACGTCCGCTCATTCACCATTTAACGAACCAGGTTGTCATGAACTTTACGGCTAATGGTTTATTATCCTTTGGTGCAACACCGGCCATGGCTAAAGCGGAGGAAGAAGCAGGCGACATGGCATCGATAGCGGATGGAGTACTGATTAACATTGGTACCATCACACCATCTGAGGTTTCCGCCATGATTCAAGCTGGAAAAGCCGCCAACGAAAAGGGAATACCAGTAGTACTTGATCCAGTTGGTGTCGCCTCAACGCCATTTCGGGATGATGCTGTAAAACGAATACTAAGCGTAGTCAAGCCTACAGTTATTAAAGGTAATGCGGGTGAAATGGCCCATCTTGTCCAAATACCTTGGGAGACGAAGGGACCTGACTCCGTTGGTGAGGGAAATACTGCAGAAGTTGCTGCCAAGGTTGCTGAAACTTATCAGACCGCTGCTGTTGTTACCGGGGAGACAGATATTATTTGTACGGGGAACCATTTGGAACAAAATCAGACTGGACACCCATTTCTTACTAAAATTACAGGAGCAGGATGTTTACTCGGTTCAATTTTGGCAGCGTGCCTTACAACCAATGAACCAATCGAACAACAAGCCTTCACCGCTGTAGAATTTTATGGACTGGCTGCCGAATATGCGATCAAATACTCCGAAGTTACTGGTCCTGGAACATTTCTACCTCGTTTCATTGACGCTCTGTCGCTTGAGATTGATGAATTAGGGAGGTGA
- a CDS encoding DHA2 family efflux MFS transporter permease subunit, whose amino-acid sequence MTESTTMNVRKGPILAVIILGAFVSLLNQTLMNVALPSIMEDLKIEESTAQWITTGFMLVNGVLIPITAFLMEKFSTRQLFLTAISLFALGTLICGIAPGFVILMAGRVIQAVGAGIIMPLLTTVVLALFPVEKRGGAMGVIGIAIIFAPAVGPTLSGFVVQNYSWRVLFYIIFPIAVLTIILASIFLKNVTKQTFPDIDVVAIILSTLGFGGILYGFSTAGTNGWTSASVIAGLIIGFIGLLLFVWRELRVETPMLDFRVFKSGIFSLTTIINIMLTVAMFAPMLLIPIYLQNILDVSPMDSGLMLMPGAIVMGIMSPITGKIFDKVGARPLAILGLAITVVTTYLFTQLTDSTGYMYLVIIYTIRMFGMSMIMMPIMTAGLNQLPQRLHPHGTAMVNTVRAVAGAIGTAFLVTVMTNQAKDSIKDIIISNGFDPTNKQEMLHATNLAQVQGINDAFMVSTVFAAVALVLSFFIKRGRTSQEENPELERKPELATEKA is encoded by the coding sequence ATGACTGAGTCAACAACAATGAATGTGAGGAAAGGGCCAATTTTAGCTGTTATTATTTTAGGTGCATTTGTATCGCTCCTTAATCAAACATTAATGAATGTCGCCCTGCCCTCTATTATGGAGGATTTAAAAATAGAGGAAAGTACTGCCCAGTGGATAACAACAGGGTTTATGCTTGTTAATGGTGTACTCATCCCGATCACTGCTTTTTTAATGGAGAAATTCTCAACAAGGCAATTATTTTTAACGGCGATAAGCCTTTTTGCCTTAGGTACATTGATTTGTGGAATAGCCCCAGGATTTGTTATTTTGATGGCTGGTAGAGTTATTCAAGCTGTTGGTGCAGGTATTATAATGCCGCTTCTAACAACAGTGGTATTGGCCCTTTTCCCTGTTGAAAAACGTGGGGGAGCAATGGGTGTCATTGGTATCGCGATTATATTCGCACCAGCTGTTGGACCGACATTATCAGGATTCGTTGTGCAAAACTATTCATGGAGAGTACTATTTTATATTATTTTCCCGATTGCAGTACTAACGATAATTTTAGCAAGTATTTTCTTAAAAAACGTTACCAAGCAAACATTTCCGGATATTGATGTGGTCGCAATTATTTTGTCCACACTTGGATTTGGCGGTATTTTGTATGGCTTTAGTACGGCGGGTACGAACGGATGGACTAGTGCCTCAGTCATCGCCGGATTGATTATTGGTTTTATCGGATTACTCTTGTTTGTATGGCGCGAATTGCGTGTGGAAACACCGATGTTGGACTTTAGAGTGTTTAAAAGCGGAATTTTTTCGTTAACTACGATCATTAATATCATGTTGACAGTAGCTATGTTTGCTCCAATGCTGCTCATTCCAATTTATTTACAAAACATTCTTGATGTCAGCCCGATGGATTCTGGCTTAATGCTAATGCCTGGAGCGATTGTAATGGGAATTATGTCACCAATCACAGGTAAAATATTTGATAAAGTTGGTGCACGGCCTTTAGCGATTTTGGGGTTGGCAATCACTGTTGTAACAACATATTTGTTCACACAATTGACAGATTCTACTGGGTACATGTATTTGGTTATCATTTACACGATCCGTATGTTTGGGATGTCCATGATTATGATGCCAATTATGACTGCAGGACTTAATCAGTTGCCACAACGATTGCATCCGCATGGTACGGCTATGGTTAATACAGTTAGGGCTGTAGCCGGGGCTATTGGTACAGCTTTCCTTGTGACGGTTATGACAAATCAAGCAAAGGATAGTATAAAAGATATTATTATTTCTAACGGCTTTGACCCAACAAATAAACAAGAAATGCTTCATGCAACTAATCTGGCGCAGGTTCAAGGTATTAACGACGCATTTATGGTATCAACTGTATTTGCAGCGGTTGCGCTTGTTCTATCTTTCTTTATTAAGCGTGGAAGAACCTCTCAGGAAGAAAATCCAGAATTGGAACGGAAACCAGAGCTTGCAACAGAAAAAGCTTAA